One stretch of Novosphingobium pentaromativorans US6-1 DNA includes these proteins:
- the dnaE gene encoding DNA polymerase III subunit alpha translates to MPFSPFVPLRIFSSFTMLDGSIDPKAIAKLAKERKFPAIAICDRNGLYGAPTFAGACMDAGVQPVVGTFLAVARPGAVAQGQDLPIDWLALFAQNEDGWLNLCRHVSRAHLDRPLELDPHVELESLRGHTDGLICLTGGNEGALARLYADDRPEAAERYCDALQGLFGDRLYIEITRTGEPEEDASEEDLIALAYERDIPLVGSNPAQYSEASFHSAHDGMLCIANSTQVDAPDRPRSSSERWVKPVDVMQELFADLPEAIANTMVVAQRCAFAPPRRKPLLPSLAGDREGEARMLVDDARRGLARRLLPYWPDVSEDELDEALAFKGDERKAAYETLREKGVSEDFLAYADRLDFETQIIIGMGFPGYFLIVADFIKWAKDNGIPVGPGRGSGAGSLVAWALTITDLDPLRLGLLFERFLNPERVSMPDFDIDFCETRRGEVIRYVQRKYGHDHVAQIITFGKMKARAVLRDCGRILQMGYGRVDSLCKMVPNHPTDPWNLTEALNGRKEHGVTKDPPVAEFRREYDTDPEVRRMVDLAVQLEGLPRNSSTHAAGVVIGDRPLEKLVPLYRDPRSDMPVTQFDMKSVEDTGLVKFDFLGLKTLSVLRKACDLLERRGIRIDLSSLGWDDPAVYELLKRGDTVGVFQLESEGMRRTLAAVKPTNFGDIIALVSLYRPGPMDNIPLFGRRKNGLEQIEFPHEKLEGILGETYGIFVYQEQVMQAAQILAGYSLGDADLLRRAMGKKKKEEMDKQRARFVAGCKELSDIDEPKANELFDLIDKFAGYGFNKSHAAAYALLAYHTAWLKAHYPHEFYAAAMCFDMHQSEKLAIFVDDARRNGIELAAPDINMSEAEFIVEETHDSHAVRYALAGIRNVGEKAMDAIVAERQANGKFVSLHDLFKRAPAGSMNRRQLESLGAAGALDSLEPNRAKVLANADLLLAVADEASRSRSSGQAGLFGGDDHAEPGLRLVDAEPWSRMDQMAKERENFGFYFAAHPVEQFRAVASANGARTHASLIAGGSGGGGRSGAVMAALVENVQKRKTRKGKDFVMADFSDQSGNFSASCFEESLVENFVKWAKEGTCVLLNVELDSPSADEPPRVTVRGARPLAEVKADARMLLRLDIDRVEAVQELALLMRPGSPGGGEVIANLKLGNGREQKVRLGRDFALDGEFAEQLATIDGLSNISLTARRGPEGLRRAA, encoded by the coding sequence ATGCCGTTCTCGCCTTTCGTCCCGCTTCGCATCTTCTCTAGCTTCACGATGCTGGACGGCTCGATCGACCCCAAGGCGATCGCCAAGCTGGCCAAGGAGCGCAAGTTTCCGGCCATCGCCATCTGCGACCGCAATGGTCTCTATGGCGCCCCGACTTTCGCCGGTGCCTGCATGGACGCAGGGGTGCAGCCCGTTGTCGGGACCTTTCTCGCCGTCGCCCGTCCGGGGGCGGTTGCGCAGGGGCAGGACCTGCCGATCGACTGGCTGGCGCTGTTCGCCCAGAACGAGGATGGCTGGCTCAACTTGTGCCGCCACGTCAGCCGCGCCCACCTCGACCGACCGCTGGAACTCGATCCCCATGTGGAACTGGAATCGCTGCGCGGCCATACCGATGGCCTGATCTGCCTCACCGGCGGCAACGAGGGTGCGCTGGCGCGGCTCTATGCCGACGACCGTCCCGAGGCGGCGGAGCGCTACTGCGATGCCCTGCAGGGCCTGTTCGGCGACCGCCTCTACATAGAGATCACCCGCACCGGCGAGCCCGAGGAGGATGCCTCCGAGGAAGACCTGATCGCGCTTGCCTATGAGCGCGACATTCCGCTGGTCGGGTCGAACCCGGCACAATATTCCGAGGCGAGCTTTCATTCCGCGCACGATGGCATGCTGTGCATCGCCAACTCCACGCAGGTCGATGCACCGGACCGGCCGCGCTCTTCGTCCGAGCGCTGGGTCAAGCCGGTCGATGTCATGCAGGAACTCTTCGCGGACCTGCCGGAAGCCATCGCCAACACCATGGTCGTCGCCCAGCGCTGCGCCTTTGCGCCGCCGCGCCGCAAGCCCCTTCTGCCAAGCCTTGCCGGCGACCGCGAAGGCGAGGCGCGGATGCTGGTCGACGATGCCCGGCGCGGCCTTGCGCGGCGCCTGCTGCCCTACTGGCCCGACGTCAGCGAGGACGAACTCGACGAGGCGCTGGCCTTCAAGGGCGACGAGCGCAAGGCGGCTTACGAGACCCTGCGCGAAAAGGGCGTGAGCGAGGACTTCCTTGCCTATGCCGACCGCCTCGATTTTGAGACGCAGATCATCATCGGCATGGGTTTCCCCGGCTACTTCCTGATCGTTGCCGACTTCATCAAGTGGGCCAAGGACAACGGCATTCCGGTCGGCCCGGGCCGTGGTTCGGGTGCCGGCTCGCTGGTCGCCTGGGCGCTGACCATTACCGACCTCGACCCGCTCAGGCTGGGCCTGCTTTTCGAACGCTTCCTCAACCCGGAACGCGTCTCGATGCCTGACTTCGATATCGACTTCTGCGAAACCCGGCGCGGCGAAGTGATCCGCTACGTCCAGCGCAAGTACGGCCACGACCACGTCGCGCAGATCATTACCTTCGGCAAGATGAAGGCCCGCGCGGTGCTGCGCGACTGCGGGCGCATCCTGCAGATGGGCTACGGCCGCGTCGATTCGCTGTGCAAGATGGTGCCCAACCATCCGACCGACCCGTGGAACCTCACCGAGGCGCTCAACGGCCGCAAGGAACACGGCGTCACCAAGGACCCGCCGGTCGCCGAGTTCCGCCGCGAATACGACACCGATCCCGAAGTGCGCCGCATGGTCGACCTGGCCGTGCAGCTCGAGGGCCTGCCGCGCAACTCCTCGACCCATGCGGCGGGCGTCGTCATCGGCGACCGCCCGCTGGAAAAGCTGGTCCCGCTTTACCGCGATCCGCGTTCGGACATGCCCGTCACCCAGTTCGACATGAAATCGGTCGAGGATACCGGGCTCGTGAAGTTCGACTTCCTCGGCCTCAAGACCCTGTCGGTATTGCGCAAGGCCTGCGACCTGCTCGAACGGCGGGGGATCAGGATCGACCTGTCGAGCCTCGGCTGGGACGATCCGGCCGTCTACGAACTGCTCAAGCGCGGCGACACGGTCGGCGTGTTCCAGCTGGAATCGGAGGGCATGCGCCGCACCCTGGCGGCCGTGAAGCCGACCAACTTCGGTGACATCATCGCGCTCGTCTCGCTGTATCGACCGGGCCCGATGGACAACATCCCGCTCTTCGGCCGCCGCAAGAACGGGCTGGAGCAGATCGAGTTTCCGCACGAGAAGCTCGAGGGCATCCTCGGCGAAACTTACGGCATCTTCGTCTATCAGGAGCAGGTCATGCAGGCCGCGCAGATCCTGGCGGGCTATTCGCTCGGCGATGCAGACTTGCTGCGCCGCGCGATGGGCAAGAAGAAGAAGGAGGAGATGGACAAGCAGCGTGCCCGCTTCGTGGCCGGCTGCAAGGAACTATCCGACATCGACGAGCCCAAGGCCAACGAACTGTTCGACTTGATCGACAAGTTCGCCGGCTATGGCTTTAACAAGTCGCACGCAGCCGCGTACGCGCTGCTCGCTTATCATACCGCTTGGCTGAAGGCGCATTACCCGCACGAATTCTATGCAGCGGCCATGTGCTTCGACATGCACCAGTCGGAAAAGCTGGCGATCTTCGTGGACGATGCGCGGCGCAACGGCATCGAACTGGCCGCGCCCGACATCAACATGTCGGAAGCGGAATTCATCGTCGAGGAAACCCACGACAGCCACGCCGTGCGCTATGCCTTGGCAGGCATCCGCAACGTCGGTGAAAAGGCGATGGACGCGATCGTTGCGGAGCGTCAGGCGAACGGCAAGTTCGTCAGCCTGCACGACCTGTTCAAGCGCGCTCCGGCCGGATCGATGAACCGCCGCCAGCTTGAAAGCCTGGGCGCGGCCGGTGCGCTCGACAGCCTGGAGCCGAACCGTGCGAAGGTGTTGGCCAATGCGGACCTGCTTCTGGCCGTTGCCGATGAAGCCTCGCGCAGCCGTTCGAGCGGGCAGGCGGGGCTGTTCGGCGGCGACGATCACGCCGAGCCGGGGCTGCGTCTCGTCGATGCCGAGCCCTGGAGCCGGATGGACCAGATGGCCAAGGAGCGCGAGAATTTCGGCTTCTACTTCGCCGCCCATCCGGTCGAGCAGTTCCGCGCGGTGGCCTCGGCCAATGGTGCGCGCACGCACGCCAGCCTGATCGCCGGCGGCTCGGGCGGCGGCGGACGATCCGGCGCAGTCATGGCTGCGCTTGTCGAGAACGTGCAGAAGCGCAAGACCCGCAAGGGCAAGGATTTCGTCATGGCCGACTTCTCGGACCAGTCGGGCAATTTCTCCGCGTCGTGCTTCGAGGAAAGTCTGGTCGAGAACTTCGTGAAGTGGGCGAAGGAAGGCACTTGCGTCCTGCTCAACGTCGAACTGGACAGTCCGAGCGCGGACGAGCCTCCCCGGGTTACGGTGCGCGGGGCGCGGCCACTGGCCGAAGTGAAAGCCGATGCGCGCATGCTGCTGCGGCTCGACATCGACCGGGTGGAGGCGGTGCAGGAATTGGCGCTGCTGATGCGTCCCGGATCGCCTGGCGGGGGCGAGGTCATCGCCAACCTCAAGCTGGGCAACGGACGTGAGCAGAAAGTGCGGCTGGGCCGTGACTTCGCGCTCGACGGCGAATTTGCCGAGCAGCTCGCGACGATCGATGGCCTCTCCAACATTTCGCTGACTGCCCGCCGCGGCCCGGAAGGGCTGCGCCGCGCGGCCTGA
- a CDS encoding long-chain fatty acid--CoA ligase, producing the protein MLGAMQDWELRVTGLIDHAAREHGEREIVTHWADGKQSRTNWREVRRDALKMVQALRRLGMQPQDRVATLAMNHSRHLVTWYGAPGAGCVLHTINPRLFDDQLSFIINHAEDRVLIYDAAFQPIVDRLRPLCPGIEHYICFDSPEHAPAFDDWIGAENGETAWAPGDERDPCMLCYTSGTTGHPKGVLYSHRSNMLHTLAMIAPSCLALEPRSCVLPIVPMFHANNWGMPWGCAATGAKLVYSQVNDPSALCALIEQERVSHVAGVPTVWFAFLQHLDETGKDMPPIAYAISGGAAFPRSVVERLMRSGVRVGHAWGMTETSPIATVSYEGADWDTLSFDEQVDRKCLQGRVVYGSEVRIVSLDDHETPLPHDGKASGALQVRGAWTIRRYFKAEEDAANEQGWFDTGDVAAIMPDGSVRLTDRTKDVIKSGGEWISSVELENAAVGHPDVVEAAAIGIAHPKWDERPLLIVVPRGGSSLRGEDVREFLRDKVASWWLPDAVELVNALPHTGTGKISKKDLRVQYKDYTLPV; encoded by the coding sequence ATGCTGGGTGCGATGCAGGACTGGGAGCTGCGGGTCACGGGTCTGATCGACCATGCCGCGCGGGAACATGGCGAGCGCGAGATCGTCACCCACTGGGCGGATGGAAAGCAGTCCCGCACCAACTGGCGGGAAGTTCGGCGCGATGCGCTGAAGATGGTGCAGGCCTTGCGGCGCCTTGGCATGCAGCCGCAGGATCGGGTCGCGACGCTGGCGATGAACCACTCGCGCCATCTCGTTACCTGGTACGGCGCGCCCGGAGCCGGCTGCGTGCTGCACACGATCAATCCGCGGCTCTTCGACGACCAGCTCAGCTTCATCATCAACCATGCCGAGGACCGGGTGCTGATCTATGATGCAGCATTCCAGCCCATCGTCGACCGCCTGCGTCCGCTGTGTCCGGGGATCGAGCATTACATCTGCTTCGATTCGCCCGAGCATGCGCCCGCATTCGACGACTGGATCGGTGCCGAGAACGGCGAGACGGCCTGGGCGCCGGGAGACGAGCGCGATCCGTGCATGCTGTGCTATACCAGCGGCACGACCGGGCACCCCAAGGGCGTGCTCTATTCGCACCGTTCGAACATGCTGCACACCTTGGCGATGATCGCCCCGTCGTGCCTGGCGCTGGAGCCGCGATCGTGCGTTCTACCCATCGTGCCGATGTTCCATGCCAACAACTGGGGCATGCCCTGGGGCTGCGCGGCGACCGGGGCGAAGCTGGTCTATAGCCAGGTCAACGATCCGTCGGCGCTTTGCGCGCTTATCGAGCAGGAGCGGGTTTCGCATGTCGCCGGCGTGCCGACGGTCTGGTTCGCCTTTCTCCAGCACCTCGACGAGACGGGCAAGGACATGCCGCCGATCGCTTACGCCATATCGGGCGGTGCTGCCTTTCCGCGCAGCGTCGTGGAACGGCTGATGCGCAGCGGTGTGCGGGTGGGTCATGCCTGGGGCATGACCGAGACTTCGCCGATCGCGACGGTTTCCTACGAAGGGGCCGATTGGGACACGCTGTCGTTCGACGAACAGGTCGATCGCAAGTGCCTGCAGGGCAGGGTGGTCTATGGCAGCGAAGTGCGCATCGTTTCGCTCGATGACCATGAAACGCCGCTGCCTCACGATGGAAAGGCCTCGGGCGCGCTGCAAGTGCGCGGGGCCTGGACGATCAGGCGCTATTTCAAGGCGGAAGAAGATGCTGCGAATGAACAGGGCTGGTTCGATACCGGAGACGTGGCGGCGATCATGCCGGACGGTTCGGTCAGGCTGACCGACCGCACCAAGGACGTCATCAAGTCGGGCGGGGAATGGATAAGCTCGGTCGAACTGGAAAACGCCGCGGTGGGGCACCCGGACGTCGTCGAGGCGGCGGCCATCGGAATTGCGCATCCCAAGTGGGACGAACGGCCGCTCCTCATCGTCGTGCCGCGCGGTGGCAGCAGTCTGCGCGGTGAGGACGTGCGCGAATTCCTGCGCGACAAGGTCGCCAGCTGGTGGCTGCCCGATGCGGTGGAACTGGTGAATGCCCTGCCGCATACGGGCACCGGAAAGATCAGCAAGAAGGACCTTCGCGTGCAATACAAGGACTACACGCTGCCGGTATGA
- a CDS encoding PA0069 family radical SAM protein, with protein MQPLKGRGAASGAPSSRFNLPGREADGDWLDSVADIDGPPRNPATSVTEEHPRTILSFNKSPDIPFDRSINAYRGCEHGCIYCFARPSHAFHDLSPGLDFETRLFAKPDAARLLRTTLAKPGYRPAPIAMGTNTDPYQPIEAHYRITREILEVCLETRHPVTITTKSDRVLRDLDILREMARFDLVGVGISVTSLDAHLSRLLEPRAATPARRIAALGKLVEAGIPAHVSIAPVIPAITDQFLEAILEAAAGQGVRGAMWIMVRLPHEVAPLFREWLEVHFPERASKVMTTIREMRGGKDNDPRFFERMRPSGVWADLFRNRFRLAAKRHGFGPPDVHLDCSGFKAPDASGQLSFL; from the coding sequence ATGCAACCTCTAAAGGGAAGAGGCGCTGCCAGCGGGGCGCCAAGCTCTCGCTTCAACCTGCCCGGACGGGAAGCCGACGGGGACTGGCTCGACAGCGTCGCCGACATCGACGGCCCTCCCCGCAACCCGGCCACGAGCGTGACCGAGGAGCATCCCCGCACGATCCTGTCTTTCAACAAATCGCCGGATATTCCCTTCGATCGCTCGATCAATGCCTATCGCGGCTGCGAACATGGCTGCATCTACTGTTTCGCGCGGCCCAGCCACGCCTTTCACGACCTTTCGCCCGGCCTCGATTTCGAAACCAGGCTCTTCGCCAAGCCCGATGCGGCAAGGCTCCTGCGCACCACGCTGGCAAAGCCAGGCTATCGGCCGGCACCGATCGCGATGGGAACCAATACCGATCCCTACCAGCCGATCGAGGCGCACTACCGCATCACGCGCGAGATCCTCGAAGTCTGCCTGGAGACGCGCCACCCGGTGACGATCACCACAAAGTCGGACCGGGTCCTGCGCGATCTCGACATCCTGCGCGAGATGGCGCGATTCGATCTGGTGGGCGTGGGCATTTCCGTAACCAGCCTCGATGCCCACCTCTCGCGCCTGCTGGAACCTCGGGCGGCCACCCCGGCCAGGCGAATTGCCGCGCTGGGCAAGCTGGTAGAGGCCGGAATCCCCGCCCATGTCTCGATCGCTCCGGTAATCCCGGCGATCACCGACCAATTCCTGGAGGCGATACTGGAAGCCGCGGCAGGGCAAGGCGTGCGCGGCGCCATGTGGATCATGGTGCGCCTGCCCCACGAAGTTGCGCCGCTGTTTCGCGAATGGCTGGAAGTGCACTTCCCCGAGCGAGCCTCCAAGGTCATGACGACGATTCGCGAGATGCGCGGCGGCAAGGACAACGACCCGCGTTTCTTTGAGCGCATGCGCCCCAGCGGCGTGTGGGCCGATCTGTTCCGCAATCGCTTCCGGCTTGCGGCCAAACGGCATGGCTTCGGCCCGCCGGATGTCCATCTGGACTGCTCCGGTTTCAAGGCGCCCGACGCAAGCGGACAGTTGTCGTTTCTCTAG
- a CDS encoding SapC family protein, with the protein MASAPQNSALPLFYKDLIPLNSQQHASWKTRATDKATWLVGVNSIPLTVEEFPQAQRNFPIIFTTGDNPVPLALMGMNEGVNVFVDEDGTVNSPVYIPAYVRRYPFMLAKLRPDSEELSLCFDPTSELVGELDEGQALFDGADPAEATKNMLKFCENFEIAGNKTANFIAELKKHDLLMDGELNIETGQGQPFNYRGFQMVNEEKLREMRGDVLRQWNQNGMLPLIYAHLFSLELVRDIFGRQISQGKGPLVPANA; encoded by the coding sequence ATGGCCAGCGCGCCGCAAAATTCTGCCCTGCCCTTGTTCTACAAGGACCTTATCCCGCTCAATTCGCAGCAGCATGCATCGTGGAAGACGCGCGCGACCGACAAGGCCACCTGGCTGGTCGGCGTGAACTCGATCCCGCTTACGGTCGAGGAATTCCCGCAGGCCCAGCGTAATTTCCCGATCATCTTCACCACCGGCGACAATCCGGTCCCGCTTGCCCTGATGGGCATGAACGAGGGCGTGAACGTGTTCGTCGACGAAGACGGCACCGTGAACTCCCCGGTCTACATTCCGGCCTATGTCCGCCGCTATCCCTTCATGCTCGCCAAGCTGCGCCCGGACAGCGAGGAACTCTCGCTGTGCTTCGACCCGACCAGCGAACTCGTCGGCGAGCTTGACGAAGGCCAGGCGCTCTTCGACGGCGCGGATCCGGCCGAAGCCACCAAGAACATGCTCAAGTTCTGCGAGAACTTCGAGATCGCGGGCAACAAGACCGCCAACTTCATCGCCGAGCTCAAGAAGCACGACCTGCTGATGGACGGCGAGCTGAACATCGAGACCGGCCAGGGCCAGCCGTTCAACTATCGCGGCTTCCAGATGGTCAACGAGGAAAAGCTGCGCGAGATGCGCGGCGATGTCCTTCGCCAGTGGAACCAGAACGGCATGCTGCCGCTGATCTACGCACACCTGTTCTCGCTCGAACTCGTGCGTGACATTTTCGGCCGCCAGATCAGCCAGGGCAAGGGTCCGCTGGTTCCCGCCAACGCCTGA
- a CDS encoding N-formylglutamate amidohydrolase has translation MVSKVGESDSQRRTGGQIPGAPASPAFTITAAEPSAIPVLVAVPHAGRVYPSGLLREMRHPESVSLRLEDRYVDRLGEEIAARTGASLLIAHAPRAMVDLNRAPDDIDWEMFERSARPERGGDMPSRRVLSGLGLIPRRLPGLGELWRSRHARQDLTARVDGIHAPYHEALAEQLAILRERWGAALLLDLHSMPPLPSRFGVTGAQYVVGDRFGVTCHGSVIATAFAHFAEQGLPSAHNRPYAGGYVLERHAQPQRGLHAFQLEIDRSCYLDAHLAEPGEGLPRVVDVLVGLIRRLAAVVADLGQAAGGRDWPLAAE, from the coding sequence ATGGTGAGCAAAGTGGGCGAGAGTGATTCGCAAAGACGAACGGGAGGGCAGATTCCCGGCGCTCCGGCGAGCCCGGCCTTCACGATCACCGCAGCCGAACCCTCGGCGATACCCGTGCTCGTTGCCGTCCCCCATGCGGGCAGGGTCTACCCCAGCGGCCTGCTGCGAGAGATGCGCCATCCCGAGTCGGTCTCGCTGCGGCTGGAGGACCGTTACGTCGATCGTCTTGGCGAGGAGATCGCGGCGCGAACCGGGGCGAGCCTGCTGATAGCCCATGCGCCCCGGGCAATGGTCGACCTCAATCGCGCACCCGACGATATCGATTGGGAAATGTTCGAGCGTTCGGCGCGGCCCGAGCGCGGCGGCGATATGCCGAGCCGGCGGGTCCTGAGCGGGCTGGGGCTGATTCCGCGGCGTCTGCCTGGCCTGGGCGAACTGTGGCGTTCTCGCCACGCTCGGCAGGATCTCACCGCCCGGGTCGATGGCATTCACGCGCCTTATCATGAGGCCCTGGCCGAGCAGTTGGCCATTCTGCGTGAGCGCTGGGGGGCGGCGCTGCTGCTGGACCTGCATTCGATGCCGCCGTTGCCGAGTCGATTCGGCGTGACGGGTGCGCAATATGTCGTCGGCGATCGCTTCGGTGTCACTTGTCACGGCAGCGTGATCGCCACGGCCTTTGCCCATTTCGCGGAGCAAGGCCTGCCGTCTGCACACAATCGCCCTTATGCCGGGGGTTACGTCCTCGAACGCCACGCGCAGCCGCAGCGCGGTCTGCATGCTTTCCAGCTCGAGATCGACCGCAGTTGCTACCTCGATGCGCATCTTGCCGAGCCTGGCGAGGGGCTGCCGCGAGTCGTCGATGTGCTGGTGGGCCTGATCAGGCGTCTGGCCGCGGTTGTCGCCGATCTCGGACAGGCGGCGGGGGGCAGGGACTGGCCGCTTGCGGCGGAGTGA
- the cpdR gene encoding cell cycle two-component system response regulator CpdR, with translation MIRILLAEDDEAMRTYLARALENAGYDVVAVDCGTTALPHLETETFDLLLSDIVMPEMDGIELAQRCAEVSPMTKVMFITGFAAVTLRASREAPQAKVLSKPFHLRDLVMEVQRVFGLPEHARL, from the coding sequence ATGATCCGCATCCTGCTAGCCGAAGACGATGAGGCGATGCGCACCTACCTGGCACGGGCATTGGAAAATGCCGGATACGATGTGGTTGCCGTCGATTGCGGCACGACCGCCCTGCCCCACCTGGAGACCGAGACTTTCGACCTGCTGCTTTCGGACATCGTCATGCCCGAGATGGACGGCATCGAACTGGCGCAGCGCTGCGCCGAGGTTTCGCCGATGACCAAGGTCATGTTCATTACCGGTTTTGCTGCCGTCACCCTGCGCGCCAGCCGCGAGGCACCGCAGGCGAAAGTCCTTTCCAAACCCTTCCATCTTCGCGATCTTGTGATGGAAGTGCAGCGGGTTTTCGGCCTTCCCGAGCACGCTCGACTTTAA
- a CDS encoding NADP-dependent isocitrate dehydrogenase → MAKIKVANPIVEMDGDEMTRIIWEWIRERLILPYLDVDLKYYDLSVTKRDETDDQITVDAANATKQYGVAVKCATITPDEARVEEFSLKKMWKSPNGTIRNILGGVVFREPIVISNVPRLVPGWTDPIVVGRHAFGDQYRATDTLIPGPGKLRLVWDGENGDKIDLDVFDFPAPGVAMAMYNLDESIRDFARASFNYGLGLKWPVYLSTKNTIMKAYDGRFKDLFQEVFDTEGFAEKFKDAGITYEHRLIDDMVASALKWSGKFVWACKNYDGDVQSDTVAQGFGSLGLMTSVLMAPDGKTVEAEAAHGTVTRHYRQHQQGKSTSTNPIASIFAWTRGLMYRGKFDNTPDVVKFAQTLERVCIETVESGAMTKDLALLIGPEQSWMTTEQFFEAIVENLEKEMASWA, encoded by the coding sequence ATGGCAAAAATCAAGGTAGCAAATCCCATCGTAGAGATGGACGGCGATGAAATGACCCGGATCATCTGGGAATGGATCCGCGAGCGTCTGATTCTCCCCTACCTCGACGTCGACCTCAAGTACTACGACCTCTCGGTCACCAAGCGCGACGAGACCGACGACCAGATCACCGTCGACGCCGCCAACGCCACCAAGCAGTATGGCGTTGCCGTGAAGTGCGCGACGATCACCCCCGACGAAGCCCGCGTCGAGGAATTCAGCCTCAAGAAGATGTGGAAGTCGCCCAACGGCACGATCCGCAACATCCTCGGCGGCGTCGTCTTCCGCGAACCCATCGTGATCTCGAACGTTCCCCGCCTGGTTCCGGGCTGGACCGACCCCATCGTCGTGGGCCGTCACGCGTTCGGCGACCAGTACCGCGCCACCGACACCCTGATCCCTGGCCCCGGCAAGCTGCGCCTCGTCTGGGACGGTGAAAACGGCGACAAGATCGACCTCGACGTGTTCGACTTCCCGGCGCCGGGCGTCGCCATGGCCATGTACAACCTCGACGAATCGATCCGCGACTTCGCGCGCGCTTCGTTCAACTACGGCCTCGGCCTGAAATGGCCGGTCTACCTGTCGACCAAGAACACGATCATGAAGGCCTACGACGGCCGCTTCAAGGATCTGTTCCAGGAAGTGTTCGACACCGAAGGCTTCGCCGAGAAGTTCAAGGATGCCGGCATCACCTATGAGCACCGCCTGATCGACGACATGGTCGCCTCGGCGCTCAAGTGGTCGGGCAAGTTCGTCTGGGCCTGCAAGAACTACGACGGCGACGTGCAGTCGGACACCGTTGCACAGGGCTTCGGCTCGCTGGGCCTGATGACCTCGGTCCTGATGGCGCCCGACGGCAAGACCGTCGAAGCGGAAGCCGCCCACGGCACCGTCACCCGTCACTACCGCCAGCACCAGCAGGGCAAGTCGACCTCGACCAACCCGATCGCCTCGATCTTCGCCTGGACGCGTGGCCTCATGTACCGCGGCAAGTTCGACAACACGCCGGACGTCGTGAAGTTCGCCCAGACCCTCGAGCGCGTCTGCATCGAGACCGTCGAAAGCGGCGCGATGACCAAGGACCTCGCGCTGCTGATCGGCCCCGAGCAGAGCTGGATGACCACCGAGCAGTTCTTCGAAGCCATCGTCGAGAACCTCGAGAAGGAAATGGCCTCCTGGGCCTGA